The genomic DNA CAGCCGACGTGTAAGCTTTTATCAAAGAAACGGCGGCACTCTACCTGAGTGTTTTGGCAGATGGCCGGTAATGCGTGAGCGCAGGCACATCGACCTGTTTGTGCGGGCCTATCACGATGAGTGCACATTCACCCGTGCCATGACGCTGCCGCCGGGTCGCGGAAGCTGTGCCGACAGGGACAATGCTGACTTCTTTCATGCGGATCTGAAGGCCAAGATCCGGCGAGGGTTCTGATGCATAGGGGCCGCTGGGCGCCCCCTGCGTCACTGGTCGTTGGGCTCGTCCATCCTCAAGGTGCCTTCCTCGAAGATGTTCAGCTTCTGGCGCAGTTCACGCGGCTGCATCGGTGCATCCTGCGCAGCAGGTGCCGCCGAAGCATCAGGCGCCGCGCTGGCAGGCGGCGCTGGCTGGCTTGGCTGTGCAGGCGACGTACCCTGCTCACCCTCAATGTTGCGCTGGGCCTTCTTGGTCAGGACGATGATGTCGATACGGCGGTTTACCGGGTTGAACGGGTCTTTGCGATCGAACAGCGAAGACGAGGCATAACCCACCACCCGCGCGACCTGGTCATCCGGATAGCCACCGGCAACCAGCGCACGCCGTGCGGCATTGGCGCGATTGGCCGACAGCTCCCAGTTGCCGAACTCGCTGCTGCCCGAATAAGGCTTGGCATCGGTGTGGCCACTGACACTGATCTTGTTCGGCACCGCCTTGATGGTGTCGGCCATAGCCAGCAGAATGTCCTCGAAATACGGCTGCAGGCGGGCGCTACCGATGTCGAACATCGGCCGGTTCTCGGCATCCATGATCTGGATGCGCAAGCCGTCCTGAGTGATCTCGAAGAGAATCTGGTCCTTGAACTTCTGCAGCTGCGGGTTTTCCTCGACCTTGTTCTGCAGCTCCTGCAACAGCAGTTCGAGGCGTTCTCGCTCAACCTGTTCAGCCATGGTCTCGACCTGGTCCTTGTCCAACTGGATGCTGGTATCGGGCGTAGGCTCGGACTTCTCTTCCGGGTTGATGGTCTTTTCCGGCGCAAGCTGGGGCGAGCCGCCAAGGTCGATCACATAAGGCGTACCGCTCTCGGAGAAACCGATCGGGTCCTTGAAGTAGCCGGCAATGGCGATCTTCTGCTCGGGCGTGGCGGTGGACAGCAGCCACAACACCAGGAAGAACGCCATCATCGCCGTGGCGAAGTCAGCGAAAGCGATCTTCCAGGCGCCGCCATGGTGGCCACCACCGTAGCGCTTGACGCGCTTGATGATTATCGGCTGATTGTTTTCCATGACTCAGCGACCGCGAACTGCTTGTTCCAGCTCGGCAAAGCTCGGGCGATGCTTCGGATAAAGCACCTTGCGTCCGAATTCAACGGCCAGCGAAGGTGGCATGCCAGAGGCGGAAGCGACCAGCGAAGCCTTGATCGACTCATAAAGGTTGAGCTCTTCCTTGGCATCGTGCTCCAGGCACTTGGCCAGCGGGCCGAAGAAACCATAGGCTGCAAGGATACCGAAGAAGGTACCGACCAGAGCTGCGCCGACGTGCAGGCCGATCGAAGCCTGGTCGCCTTCACCCAGCGACGCCATGGTCACCACGATGCCCAGTACCGCAGCGACGATACCGAAACCGGGCATGCCGTCGGCAATGCCGTTGACCGCGTGCGACGGGTGCTCGAGCTCTTCCTTCATGCTGAGCAGCTCCATGTCGAACAAGCCTTCGAGCTCGTGGGGTGCCATGTTGCCGGTGGACATGATGCGCAGGTAGTCGCAGATGAAGGCAGTCATGCGTTCATCACCCAGCACCGCTGGGTATTTGGCAAAGATCGGGCTGGCTGCGGCGTCTTCGATATCGCTCTCGATCGCCATCATGCCTTCGCGACGACTCTTGTTGAGGATTTCGTACACCAGGCCCAGCACTTCCAGGTAGAAAGTATGGGTAAAGCGCGTGCCGAACATTTTCAGCGACTTCTTGATTACATGCATGGTCATGTAACCGGGGTTGGCCTGCATGAAGGCGCCAAAGGCTGCACCGCCGATGATCAGCACTTCGAACGGCTGGATCAGTGCCGCGATCTTGCCGTGGGAGAGCACATATCCGCCGAGCACGCTCGCGAATACGACGATGATGCCGATAATTTTAGCCATAGGTTCAAAGCACTTGCTGTCGTGGTCAGGATGAGGGACGGGAGCTTTAAAACTCTTCTTCTACTTATCGGCAGAACTGCGCCAGACTATAGCCACTCAAAGCGAAAAGCCAGTTCGGACTGATGTCAAAATGCCAATGGAATCCAAGGTGCCCACTCAGAATCCGCGTACGCTAGAGGCCTGGGTAAAGCTGCTTGACGGTATTCGTGTACCGGTGCCGAAGCAGAGTTACGACCGGGTCATGAGCGCTATCAACGATAGCCGCCGTTCGCTTCGCGATATCGCCGAACTGATGCAGGACAGCCCGGCCCTGGTGCTGTCGGTGATGCGCGAGGCCAATCATCCCGCCAACGCCAGCCAGGCAGAGCCCGCCGAAAGCCTGGAAATCGCCCTCAACAGGCTGGGCCTGGCGCGCAGCAGGGAGTTGCTTACCCGCCTGCCAGCGCTGCCGGACGACGACATACCGCCGGTACTGCGGCAGTTCCTGCTGATCAGCCAGCATGCTTCGCAGCAAGCCAGCGGCCTGTTCGCCAGCCGCCTTGCGCGCCTGTGGCAGGAAATTCACTGGGGTAGCCTGCTGTTCCTTTCGCCACTATGGCCGATGGCCCTGGCCTACCCCAAGCTGCTGGATGCGTGGGAACTGCGGGTTATCCACAAGGGCGAAGAGGCGCAAGAGGTCGAGCTCGAGCTGTTTGGCGTGCGCATCCTGGCACTGTGCCAAGCCATGGCTGAACACTGGCGCCTGTCGCAATGGGTAACCCAGGGTTACCGCATGCTGCTCGAAGAGCGTGAGCAGCTGGGGCAGATACTGAGCATCGCACGCGACGAGGACCTGCTCAGCCAACAGCACCGCCTGGACGAGGCGCCGGCACTGAGCCGCTGGTTCAACCAGCCGGCCAATACCGTGCTGCTGGCCAACAACCTGGCCCTTGCGGCACAGGTTGGCTGGGACAACCCGCACCTGCTGCGCTGGCAACTGCTCACCGCACTGTACCTGCAAACCTCACTGGAGGACGTGCAACAGCAAGTTCACCAGCAGGCCGCCGCCAGTGCCCGCCGGCACGCCAAGCATGCCTTGTTCCACCCTGCCGAGGCCTTGATCTGGCCTTGGGAACAGCGTCGCCCGCACCCGGACATGCTGACGCCACCACCGCCTTCCAGCGAGGCGCTCGGCCATTGGCGCAAGCTGTGCCAGGAGCTGCTGGCACAGCCCAGCCCGTTCACCAATGCCGTGCATCTGGCTACCCAGGCCCGCGAAGCACTGTTGGCCTGCGGCATGCAGCGCATCATGCTGCTGACCCTGGACAGGGCCAGTGATTACCTGCGCGTACAACAGACTGCCGGCTTGCCCAAGGAGGCTGCAGCAATCGCCTTGCCCGTAACGCAGAGCAAGCTGTTGCAGAAACTGGTCGGGCAGGCTGCACAGTTGCGCCTGTCGCCAGACAACCATGCCCAGTTCGCGGCACTGCTGCCACCCCCATTGCGCGCGTTCTTCCGTAGCGAACACCTGTTGCTGCGCTCGCTGGCAGTCAACAACCAGGTACTGATGCTGGCGGTGGCCGACCAAGGCGGCAAACCGCTGGCCGATGTCAGTGTCCAGGCGTTCGGCAAAACCGCGCAATGTATCGAGCGCGCCCTTGCGGTGTTTGCCAACCGCAATGCCTGACCCTTGCGCTACAATCGCCCCTCTTTCCACACTGGAGACCGTGGATGACTGATTTTGCCGGACTACCGCTGGTGATCGAGCCTGCGGACCTGCTTGCGCGCCTGGCTTCCCCCCAGCTGATCCTGGTCGACCTGAGCAGCGCCAACCGCTATGTCAGCGGTCATATCCCGGGCGCCCGCTTTGTCGAAGGCAAGCGCACCCAACTGGGCCTGCCGCCCGCGCCGGGGCTTTTGCCGGCTATTGGCGACCTGGAAAAACTGTTCGGCGAACTCGGCCACCGGGATGATGCGGTCTACGTGGTGTACGACGATGAGGGTGGCGGCTGGGCCGGGCGCTTCATCTGGCTGCTCGACGTCATCGGCCACAAGGCCTGCCATTACCTCAATGGCGGCATCCAGGCCTGGCCGGCGGACAAGCTCTCGACGGAGGCACCCGCGCCCGCCACCGCACCGGTACGCCTGCAATTGCACAGCGAACCGACGGCCACTCGCGAATACCTGCAAAGCCGCCTGGGCGCCGATGACCTGGTGATCTGGGATGCCCGCGCCCCGCAAGAATTCTCCGGTGAAAAGGTCCTGGCAGCCAAAGGTGGCCATATACCCGGCGCGATCAACTTCGAGTGGACGGCGGGCATGGACCTCAACGACCACCTGCGCATCCGCCAGGACATCGCCCAAGTCCTCCAGCAACTGGGCATCACCCCCGACAAGGAGGTGATCACCCATTGCCAGTCCCACCGCCGCTCCGGTTTTACTTACCTGGTGGCCAAAGCCCTAGGCTACCCACGCGTCAAGGCCTATGCCGGCTCGTGGAGCGAATGGGGCAACCATCCGGACACGCCTGTAGAAGTTTAAGGAACCTGCATGAAATCCCGTCTGTTCATCATCAGCCAGTACCTGCTGCCGCACCATCTGCTGTCGCGGCTCGCCGGCTGCGTCGCCGAGTGCCGCGCACGCTGGTTCAAGAATGCCTTCACCGCCTGGTTCGCCAAGCGCTACCAGGTGAACATGAACGAGGCACTGGTCGAAGACCTCACCGCCTACGAACACTTCAATGCATTCTTCACCCGTGCCCTCAAGCCAGATGCACGCCCGCTCGACGAAACCCCGGGGGCAATCCTCTGTCCGGCTGATGGCGCTGTAAGCCAGCTGGGGCCGATCGAGCACGGCCGCATCTTCCAGGCAAAGGGCCACAGTTTCAGCGCTCTGGAGCTGCTCGGCGGCGACCCGGCGCTGGCCGCCCCGTTCATGGGCGGTGAGTTCGCTACCATCTACCTGTCGCCAAAGGACTACCATCGCGTGCACATGCCGCTGGCCGGTACCTTGCGCGAAATGGTCTATGTGCCGGGTCGCCTGTTCTCGGTCAACCAGACCACCGCAGAAAACGTCCCCGAGCTGTTTGCCCGCAACGAGCGTGTAGTGTGTCTGTTCGACACCGAGCGCGGGCCAATGGCCGTCGTGCTGGTGGGGGCGATGATCGTTGCCTCGATCGAGACCGTATGGGCCGGCCTGGTTACCCCGCCCAAACGCGAACTCAAGACCTTCCGCTATGACGAAGGCAGCCGTGCGCCGATCCATCTGGAGAAGGGTGCGGAACTGGGCCGCTTCAAGCTGGGCTCCACAGCTATCGTGCTGTTTGGGCCGGAGCAGGTGAAGTGGGCTGAAACCCTGGGTGCCGGTTCGGCAACGCGCATGGGTGAGCTGTTGGCAGTTCCCGTGCAGGCTTGATTCTGGAAAAATGAAAAAGGCCCTGCATGATTGAAGTCATGCAGGGCCTTTTTGTCAGCGAGGCTTGAGTCAGCCCCGCGCGTCGCGGTCGCGCAGCCCCAGCAGATAGAGCACGCCGTCCAGCCCCAGGGTCGAAATGGCCTGCTTGGCCGACTGACGCACAAGTGGCTTGGCGCGGAAGGCGACGCCCAGGCCGGCCAGCGACAGCATCGGCAGGTCGTTGGCACCGTCACCTACGGCAATGGTCTGCTCCAGTTGCAGGCCCTCTTCGCTCGCCAACTGCTGCAGCAGCTCTGCCTTGCGCTGGGCATCGACGATGGGCTCGACTGCCACGCCGGTCACCTTGCCATCAACCACTTCCAGCTCGTTGGCGAACACATAATCGATGCCCAGGCGCGCCTGCACCTGCTTGGCAAAATAGGTGAAGCCACCCGAGAGGATCGCGGTTTTGTAGCCCATACGCTTGAGCTCGGCGAACAGGTTCTCGGCACCTTCGGTGAGGCGCAGTGAAGCACCGATCTGGTCCAGCACACCAACATCCAGGCCTTTAAGCAGCGCCATGCGCTCCTTGAAGCTGGCGCGAAAGTCCAGTTCGCCGCGCATTGCCCGTTCGGTTATCGCCGCCACCTGCTCACCGACACCTGCAGCCTTGGCCAGCTCGTCGATGACTTCGGCCTCGATCAGGGTCGAATCCATGTCAAACACTGCCAGGCGGCGGTTGCGACGGAACAGATCATCCTTCTGGAAGGCGATATCGATATTCAGCGCTTCGGACAATGCAAAGAAGTCGGCACGCAGTGCCTGGGCATCGCTTGGCTCGCCGCGCACGGAAATTTCCAGAGCAGCTTTGCCCTTTTCACTCTGCGCGCCCAGCGCAACACGCGCAGACAAACGCTCAATACGCTCGATGGTCAGGCCGTACTCGCTGATGACCGCGCTGACACGCTGCAGTTGCTCCGGGGTGATCTTGCGGCTGAGGACCGTAGCGATGTAGCGGGCCTCGCCCTGGCCATCGGCCCAGTGCTGGTAGTCAGACTCGGAAATCGGCGTGTAGCGGGCCTGCAGGTTCAGCTCATGGGCTTTGGACTGCACGCTCTGCAACAGGCTGGTGGCCACTTCGTTGTCCGGAATATCGACCAGAATGCCGAACGACAGGGTGCCGTGCATGACAGCCAGGCCGATGTCGAGAATGTTCACACCGCCCTGGAGCAGGACGCCGGTGATGGCGGCAGTGAGACCCGGACGGTCCTCACCGGTGATGTTGATCAGAACGATTTCGCGCACAACCTGGCTCCGACTTCGATGAAAAATGCGCATTCTACCGATTTTCCGTGACCATCGGGCGCCAACGATACTTTGCCGACAAAACTCGGGTCGCTATACTGCGCGCACTTTCATGCCATTAAGAGCCGCGCTCTGTGAACCGGCCCACGCCCGTCAAACCAGACAATTTCTTCCTCATGATCTTCCGTGCCCTGCGCCAACGTCGCGTTCCCCTGGCACTGCGCATCGCCAGCACCAACATTTTCTTGGTGGCGCTGGCGCTGGTGATCTATGCCTGCGTGATGGGTCTGCAGTTCAAGCAGGCCATGCACGAGCAGGCTGACGCCCTTGGCCAGAGCCTGACCACCCAGACAGCCACATCAGCGACCGAGCTGCTGGTGTCCAACGACATCCTCAGCCTCAACGTGCTGCTGGGCAATTTGGTGAAGAACCCGCTGGTGGCCCACGCGGCTATCTATAGCGTGGATAACCGCATCCTGGCAGAAGCCGGGCAGCGCCCACGCAACAGCCTGCTGGGTGAGGCCGAAGGCCTGTACCAGACCAAGATCACCTTCCAGGACGTAACGGCCGGGCAGCTGCGCATCAGCCTGGACATGAGCCAGTTCCAACAGCCGATGCTGATCAGCCTGCAGAGCATGGGCATCCTGGCCGCGATCCTGCTGGCCCTGGCACTGAGTCTGAGCCTGCGCCAAGGCCGCCACATCACCCTGCCGCTGCTACAACTGCGCGTATGGCTGCGTGACCCGCACCCCTACACCCCGGCAATCGATCGTCAGGATGAGATCGGCGATATTGCCCGTCAGTTGCATGCCCGCCTGGCCCCACCGCCGCCTCCAGAGCCGGAGCCGGAGGAATACGAAGATGAAGACGACTTCGACGACCTGCACGATGCCCCTGCGCCGGTCAAAGCCGCGCCACGGGCCAAGGCTGCCGCCCAAGTAGACGATGAAGACGACGATGAAGCCTTTGCCGGCCTGCTGGACCATGAAGAAAGCGCGCCGAAGGCAGCCGTAGTCGAATCCGACGAGCCGCAGAGCACTGCGGTGCTGGCCGTTCAGCTGGGCTCGCAGGAGCAACTGCGCCGGCTGCCACGCACCCGCCTGACCGAGCTGCTGGAACGCTACCGCGACTGCCTGGAGCAGGCCGCGTCGCTGTACGATGGCGAGACCCACACGCTCAACGACGGTAGCACTCTGGTGCTGTTCCACAGCCGCGACTGCGGCGAGGATTACCTGACTAACGCAATCTGCTGCGGCGAGCTGCTGCGCGCACTCGGCCACGCCCTGCAGATCGAGGTAGCCGACAGTGGCATCACCTTGCAACTGCAACTGGGCCTGGCCTTGGGTGATGACCTGCAGGGGCTGGAACAGGTAGACCTGCTAATGACCGAAAAAGCCCAGGACGCCCTGGCTCTCTCCCAGCACAGCCGTAACCTGCTGCTGGTGGAGCGGCAGATCAGTGATGACTCGCTGATTCGCCAGCGTGCGCGGATTCGTCCGATTGCCAGCCCTGAAGGCGCCTGCTGTGTCGAGCGCTTGATGGAGCCTTACCCCTCGATGCTGGAGCGACAGTTGGCGCGGATGCACGAGCGCAGGGCCTGATACCGAGCGCCCTGCTCTGACACCCACAAAAAAGCCCGCACATGTGCGGGCTTTTCTGTATCTGGGGCAAACATCAGAACCGATAAACTTCCATATCGGTCCGAATAGGCGAAGCCATGGGGATCTTCGACTTCTCCGGTGTCTTCTTGACCTGAACCGGTGCTGCAGGTTTCTTGCGCGACTCTTCAGCAATCGCTGGCTGGTTGGCCAAGGGTTTTACGGCAGCGCTCAACTGCTCTGCCAGCTTCTGCAACAACTGCCCCTGAGCCTGCACCTGCGACGACTCGCTACCTTCGTGCGGCTGCTCGAGGTGAACGATACGGTTGTCGCGCACATTGCCGCGACGGTCCAGTAAACGCCATTGGGCGTCGAGGATAGCTGGCTGGTTCTTGCCCGAGTCCAGACGGGTGATAGACAGCAAGACCTGTACGTCAGGCGAGAAGCCACTGCTGGCCGGTGCCAGAACCACCCGTTGGCTGTCCAGGCGCCAGGCCAGCTGACGCACCAACAGTTGGTCGATGTCTGCCGACAGGCTACCGGCCCAACGACCATCCGTCGCCGAACTCAAGCTGCCATCAGCCTGGCGCTGCAAAAAGGTTTCGCGCTGCAGGTAATCGGCGACCGACACTGGGCCGAGCACCACGGCCATGCCCGCACTCTGCGAGGGCTGGCCAGGATCACCGCTGTCGAGCTGATACAGGGCAACCGGCTGATGCATGCTGCATCCGCCCAGCCCCAGCAGGCCCGTCATCAACAGCGCAAATGGAAGGCGCAGAAATTTCATTCATCCCATCCAGGCGGTCGCCACCAGGCTAACCGCATTGATACTGATATAGATTCAATCGGGCACACGGCCACGCCGGCACCACAAGGGCACTATCATCCGCGA from Pseudomonas putida includes the following:
- the motB gene encoding flagellar motor protein MotB, which encodes MENNQPIIIKRVKRYGGGHHGGAWKIAFADFATAMMAFFLVLWLLSTATPEQKIAIAGYFKDPIGFSESGTPYVIDLGGSPQLAPEKTINPEEKSEPTPDTSIQLDKDQVETMAEQVERERLELLLQELQNKVEENPQLQKFKDQILFEITQDGLRIQIMDAENRPMFDIGSARLQPYFEDILLAMADTIKAVPNKISVSGHTDAKPYSGSSEFGNWELSANRANAARRALVAGGYPDDQVARVVGYASSSLFDRKDPFNPVNRRIDIIVLTKKAQRNIEGEQGTSPAQPSQPAPPASAAPDASAAPAAQDAPMQPRELRQKLNIFEEGTLRMDEPNDQ
- the motA gene encoding flagellar motor stator protein MotA, which gives rise to MAKIIGIIVVFASVLGGYVLSHGKIAALIQPFEVLIIGGAAFGAFMQANPGYMTMHVIKKSLKMFGTRFTHTFYLEVLGLVYEILNKSRREGMMAIESDIEDAAASPIFAKYPAVLGDERMTAFICDYLRIMSTGNMAPHELEGLFDMELLSMKEELEHPSHAVNGIADGMPGFGIVAAVLGIVVTMASLGEGDQASIGLHVGAALVGTFFGILAAYGFFGPLAKCLEHDAKEELNLYESIKASLVASASGMPPSLAVEFGRKVLYPKHRPSFAELEQAVRGR
- a CDS encoding HDOD domain-containing protein, translating into MPMESKVPTQNPRTLEAWVKLLDGIRVPVPKQSYDRVMSAINDSRRSLRDIAELMQDSPALVLSVMREANHPANASQAEPAESLEIALNRLGLARSRELLTRLPALPDDDIPPVLRQFLLISQHASQQASGLFASRLARLWQEIHWGSLLFLSPLWPMALAYPKLLDAWELRVIHKGEEAQEVELELFGVRILALCQAMAEHWRLSQWVTQGYRMLLEEREQLGQILSIARDEDLLSQQHRLDEAPALSRWFNQPANTVLLANNLALAAQVGWDNPHLLRWQLLTALYLQTSLEDVQQQVHQQAAASARRHAKHALFHPAEALIWPWEQRRPHPDMLTPPPPSSEALGHWRKLCQELLAQPSPFTNAVHLATQAREALLACGMQRIMLLTLDRASDYLRVQQTAGLPKEAAAIALPVTQSKLLQKLVGQAAQLRLSPDNHAQFAALLPPPLRAFFRSEHLLLRSLAVNNQVLMLAVADQGGKPLADVSVQAFGKTAQCIERALAVFANRNA
- a CDS encoding rhodanese-like domain-containing protein, which translates into the protein MTDFAGLPLVIEPADLLARLASPQLILVDLSSANRYVSGHIPGARFVEGKRTQLGLPPAPGLLPAIGDLEKLFGELGHRDDAVYVVYDDEGGGWAGRFIWLLDVIGHKACHYLNGGIQAWPADKLSTEAPAPATAPVRLQLHSEPTATREYLQSRLGADDLVIWDARAPQEFSGEKVLAAKGGHIPGAINFEWTAGMDLNDHLRIRQDIAQVLQQLGITPDKEVITHCQSHRRSGFTYLVAKALGYPRVKAYAGSWSEWGNHPDTPVEV
- the asd gene encoding archaetidylserine decarboxylase (Phosphatidylserine decarboxylase is synthesized as a single chain precursor. Generation of the pyruvoyl active site from a Ser is coupled to cleavage of a Gly-Ser bond between the larger (beta) and smaller (alpha chains). It is an integral membrane protein.), which codes for MKSRLFIISQYLLPHHLLSRLAGCVAECRARWFKNAFTAWFAKRYQVNMNEALVEDLTAYEHFNAFFTRALKPDARPLDETPGAILCPADGAVSQLGPIEHGRIFQAKGHSFSALELLGGDPALAAPFMGGEFATIYLSPKDYHRVHMPLAGTLREMVYVPGRLFSVNQTTAENVPELFARNERVVCLFDTERGPMAVVLVGAMIVASIETVWAGLVTPPKRELKTFRYDEGSRAPIHLEKGAELGRFKLGSTAIVLFGPEQVKWAETLGAGSATRMGELLAVPVQA
- the serB gene encoding phosphoserine phosphatase SerB, with amino-acid sequence MREIVLINITGEDRPGLTAAITGVLLQGGVNILDIGLAVMHGTLSFGILVDIPDNEVATSLLQSVQSKAHELNLQARYTPISESDYQHWADGQGEARYIATVLSRKITPEQLQRVSAVISEYGLTIERIERLSARVALGAQSEKGKAALEISVRGEPSDAQALRADFFALSEALNIDIAFQKDDLFRRNRRLAVFDMDSTLIEAEVIDELAKAAGVGEQVAAITERAMRGELDFRASFKERMALLKGLDVGVLDQIGASLRLTEGAENLFAELKRMGYKTAILSGGFTYFAKQVQARLGIDYVFANELEVVDGKVTGVAVEPIVDAQRKAELLQQLASEEGLQLEQTIAVGDGANDLPMLSLAGLGVAFRAKPLVRQSAKQAISTLGLDGVLYLLGLRDRDARG
- a CDS encoding AhpA/YtjB family protein, with protein sequence MNRPTPVKPDNFFLMIFRALRQRRVPLALRIASTNIFLVALALVIYACVMGLQFKQAMHEQADALGQSLTTQTATSATELLVSNDILSLNVLLGNLVKNPLVAHAAIYSVDNRILAEAGQRPRNSLLGEAEGLYQTKITFQDVTAGQLRISLDMSQFQQPMLISLQSMGILAAILLALALSLSLRQGRHITLPLLQLRVWLRDPHPYTPAIDRQDEIGDIARQLHARLAPPPPPEPEPEEYEDEDDFDDLHDAPAPVKAAPRAKAAAQVDDEDDDEAFAGLLDHEESAPKAAVVESDEPQSTAVLAVQLGSQEQLRRLPRTRLTELLERYRDCLEQAASLYDGETHTLNDGSTLVLFHSRDCGEDYLTNAICCGELLRALGHALQIEVADSGITLQLQLGLALGDDLQGLEQVDLLMTEKAQDALALSQHSRNLLLVERQISDDSLIRQRARIRPIASPEGACCVERLMEPYPSMLERQLARMHERRA
- a CDS encoding PqiC family protein — protein: MKFLRLPFALLMTGLLGLGGCSMHQPVALYQLDSGDPGQPSQSAGMAVVLGPVSVADYLQRETFLQRQADGSLSSATDGRWAGSLSADIDQLLVRQLAWRLDSQRVVLAPASSGFSPDVQVLLSITRLDSGKNQPAILDAQWRLLDRRGNVRDNRIVHLEQPHEGSESSQVQAQGQLLQKLAEQLSAAVKPLANQPAIAEESRKKPAAPVQVKKTPEKSKIPMASPIRTDMEVYRF